The genomic window GCCAGCCAGCACCCAACGCCACGGGGCAACGTCTACGCTGTGGCTCGCGGCCACCGCCAAATCTGATGTTGTGTCCACAACGCACAGACGATCACGCGGTGGCCGCCTCGCGTCCACCCCTCCCGACCAGTGACATCTCAAACGGCGGCTGCCGTACTAGAGCGTGGTGACGAGTCCCGTTCAGCCTGACGGCGCAACGCTGACCAATAGCAACGGTCATCTGCCCAGAGAATCGCCGAGGCGCTTGAGTGCGTCCCGGGTCTCCTTCGACGATCCTCGGCGCTCGCGTGGTCGCGGCTCATGACACCTCCATGTCCGGCACCGGTGAGATCGTTGCACCGGCCGACAGCAGTCTCTCCGCCAGCGCGCGACAGCGCCTCCCGAGCTCCGGAGGGTCGAGTACCTCGAAGTCGTGCCCCAGCAGGAGCACGTGCATGAGCACGAAGTCGAGGCTGCCAGCGCCACTGAGCACCTCGCAGAGCTCGCTCCCTCGCCGTCGTACGACGGCCGCCGACGCCGGAATCTGCGCGCGCACCGTGTCGGCCGACGCGTGCACGAGGAAGCGCGCCTGGTGCGGGTAGACCCGACTCGCCACACCCTCCTGCACGTACGTCGCCGCGTCGGGCGCCGGGCGCGGGCGGAAGCGCCAGGTCCGTGCAGACACATCGGTCATCCGGTCGACGCGGAAGCTGCGCCAGTCGTCGCGATCGAGGTCGTAGGCGAGGAGGTACCAGCGCCGGTCGGAGGCGACGAGGCGGTAGGGCTCGACCCGCCGCCGTCGCACCTCGCTCCCGGACGGGTAGTCGAAGCCGGCCTCGACCTCGTCGCGGCAGGCTCTGGCCAGCGTCATCAGCACCTCGGGGTCGACCGGCGTACGGCCTCCGCCGAATGACTCCACCGAGCCGGAGAGCGCGCGCACCTCGTGCCGCAGCCGGGTGGGCAGCACCCGGTCGAGCTTGGTCAGCGCCCGGAGTGCGGCGTCGCCGGCGCTGGCGACCCCGCCACCCGCGTCGGCGAGCAGCGAGACCGCGGTGGCGATCGCCTCCTCGTCGTCGAGAAGCAGCGGCGGCAGGTCCTGCCCCGGGCCGAGCTGGTAGCCGCCGCCGACACCCTGGCTGGCGTGCACCGGATAGCCGAGCGTGCGCAGCCGCTCGACATCACGCCGTACCGTGCGCGGCGTGACCCCGAGCCGGTCGGCGAGCTCGGGGCCGGTCCAGACCTGGCGCTGCTGCAGCAGCCCGAGCAGGGTGAGCACCCGCTCCGTCGTCCCCCGCACGTCACCGCTTGCCACGTCCATGTCGCCCACCCTGCCAGAGATAGCGGACCGATTCTGTCCGCTAGGGGTGTCAGGGTGGCTCCATGGATGCAGACGAACTCGACTGGAACCGGACGCTGCGCGAGCAGTGGGAGTTCCACTGGAACCATCAGCTCCGAGCCCGGCTCGACGGCCTCACCGACGACGAGTACTTCTGGTCGCCG from Micromonospora kangleipakensis includes these protein-coding regions:
- a CDS encoding helix-turn-helix transcriptional regulator; translated protein: MDVASGDVRGTTERVLTLLGLLQQRQVWTGPELADRLGVTPRTVRRDVERLRTLGYPVHASQGVGGGYQLGPGQDLPPLLLDDEEAIATAVSLLADAGGGVASAGDAALRALTKLDRVLPTRLRHEVRALSGSVESFGGGRTPVDPEVLMTLARACRDEVEAGFDYPSGSEVRRRRVEPYRLVASDRRWYLLAYDLDRDDWRSFRVDRMTDVSARTWRFRPRPAPDAATYVQEGVASRVYPHQARFLVHASADTVRAQIPASAAVVRRRGSELCEVLSGAGSLDFVLMHVLLLGHDFEVLDPPELGRRCRALAERLLSAGATISPVPDMEVS